TAAAAAGGAAATGTTATGAATAACATCCCAAATTCAAGCAATTCGGCTACAGATTAATTGAGCATAAAATAAATTTTTGCCCTACAGATTTGGCATTTTCTAAGTACCTTTATAAACATATATTACACTGAATATTTTCATGCAGGCttttttttcctctcctctttctctctctaaatgAATTGTCTGTTCTTTTCTTTCAGCTCATCAGTTTTATCATCCTAATCTGCTATGCTGCATCATTGTATGGAGGTTATTCTGCAGTGGCCATCTGTGAGATGGTGTTCGCCATCATCTTCTTTGTCGTCTTCATGATGGAAATGGACAAGTCCTTCCAGGTGGTCAACTGGATCTGGAGTGTGAGTACAGTATATATGtttacacatagacacacacaaacacacacacatgcctagagagacacacacacacacacacacacagaaagagaagcACACAGACACAAATTATAGATACATTCATAAAACCAGACAGTAACACAAGGACTTTCCAAGTGCCATTAGAAGGACAATCATTCACTAATGTTGGTCTCTTCCTCTCAGGATCTTATCCGTGCTACTATTGGTGCAGCCCTGTACCTTATCACCTCTCTGATCTGTGTGATTGGTGGAGCCGGGGACGGCGCCCGTATTGCAGGAGGGGTGAGTCAAATGTCTAACCACCCTGAGATTTTGTAATAGAAACAAACTAGAGCATTTCAAACTGCCTACTTCTTCAGCTCTCCAATACTTCAGACCAATTAATCACTGAAAAGTAGAACTTGGTGCTTAGAATATGTTTATATTAACAGTTATTCCATTCCCTTAGGTGTTTGGCCTGCTGGCTGGGATCCTGTTTGCCTATGATGCCTACACCATCTTTCTGGTCATCAAGAGCACCAGGCAGCACACAGCAACGCCCACTGGTGGGTGATTTAGATAAGGTTGCAGCTTTGCTATGAACTGGAtcgttccaccaattcggtgccttttAGAGAATTAATTTGGTAAaaagaaaataacatttgatttcacctcattttaacattttgtcataaagagcacatgttcaacttcataaacacattttcccatcgcaaaaggttaaataaataaaaatgactataggaagtgccaaataaagtaacaggggaGATAGTAACAAGGTTcacgatttcatcttaaatcagccataaatccccttttGACAGGGGAAATGGAAGCTTTTTGTGTGAAACGGGGATGAgcaatgcaagcttcacaaaaaaaaaaaatgttataacaTTTCTATCCTGTCTGTATATGggtaacagggtggatgtgttGTGCTTGacctgctcagttttccaccacaaaatacCAGAAAATGGACAAAAAGATTAGAGTTAAGTTCACggaacagggttgaccttaatatgagggacagacgtaaatgaatcactaatcacattaaataatcatcttcagaaattactttgtcaaagcaacaaaataactagggctttacaatgatggtggaaacttggagaaatgttggggttaattggattaaaatcttcctagaagtcacagagggtgTCAGTCTGAACCACATtgctgaattttggcactttagcaagtctttattcatattgaaaatctgatttattgaattctccatgtggtctatattgaaGGGCACTTAATTGAATCTAACGGGCATTTAAAATGCAATAACTGGTGCACAATTTTTACTTAAAATATCGAAGGGACTCAAAAGTCACTCATTTCGTGGAACGACCCAACTACAGTTTTGACAGACATTTTCTCACCGAATTTGATTTGTTCTATTCTCTGCTTTGTTTACAGACGACAGAGTTTAAGCACTCAAAGCtataccccccaaaaaagaaaaagGAAGTTTGTGCAGGAGGAGTCGACAATGAAGAGAGAAAGAAGTGCAGCAGGTTGGAAGGAAGTTTGATGCTCAAATGAAGAGATTAATAGCAGAAATTAACCAATGTTGGGGTCAGAAGAGAGAAACATCTACCGTACATCTATAGCTGACCCAGAGGAGAATGTTACACTGCATTGAGATCTGCATGTTCAAAAGAATTATGTCAATTCCAGGAGGGATTCCCTTGACAAGCGTTATTCCAGTCTCGGTGTACAATTCTACCATCTACCGAAAAGGGAAAGATGTAAATATTATGCAGCATAAGAAGGTGAAAAGCTTTGGTCAGTTTTCATACATCATTTGTTTTCTGATCTAATTAATTAATGTGTCAAAAGATGTCTGTTTGTATTACATCCACTACTAAAGGTTTGGTTTGTATTAGTAATGAGATTGTAGTATTACATCCATAGAGGTGCTCAGATTAATATAACATAATGTAACATCAGCTGTTTACCTTTGCAGTTTTAGTACAAATTACTACAAACGGCATTCTTTCTGCATCATCAACATTTCACCTCAGCGGCAAAGCCCTTTCAATATTCCCACTTTAATATATTATAATTGTGCTGGTCAAATTTAGCTGCCACTTAGTCAATGTTCTCCTTGTGACCAGTGATATCGTtagctacactgagtgtacaaaacattagcaacACCATCCTACTATTGAATTGTACCCccatttgccctcagaacagcctcaatttgtcagggcatggactctacaagatgtcgaaagcattctacagggatgctggccccatgttgaccccaatgcttcccacagttgtgtcaagttggctggatgtcctttgggtggtggaccgttcttgatacacacggcaaactgttgagcatgaaaagcccagcagtgttgcagatcttgacacactcaaaccggtgggcctggcatctactaccatactctgttcaaaggcacttaaatattttgtcttgcccattcaccctctgaatggcacacacaatccatgtctcaattatctcctccccttcatctacactgattgaagtggatttaacaagtgatatgaataagggatcatagctttcacctggattcacctggtcagtctgtcatggaaagaggagttcgtaatgttttgtacactctgcaTAGTGCTATTTGTACAGTAATGCATACTATCAATAGAGCTCTACATCTCTCACACAGTGCCTTTAATACAGCATTTGTTGTAGCCTACCTGGAAACATTTGTAGTGCCTTCATTTTATGGGTTGTTATTTTGCCTCTCTTCTCGACTAGCACTGTTACTGACCACCATTCATTCTGCCCCCATAGTAAGGTTAATGTTCCTTTGCCACCAAAGAACTTCTCGTTAGTAGGCTACTCTTGCCATAGGAAACACACATGTTTTCATCATCCTGGTTTTCACAAATCTAACTCAGGTTAAGTGTGTTTCTTACctgtttttttgtgtattttttaaCCAATGGTAAAGAAGATATTTTAATGACATTTTGTGTTGTACAAGAGAAA
The window above is part of the Salmo salar chromosome ssa15, Ssal_v3.1, whole genome shotgun sequence genome. Proteins encoded here:
- the plp2b gene encoding proteolipid protein 2b isoform X2 — its product is MADTDASVAAGCLEKLKGYVKTRKGTILAAEILISFIILICYAASLYGGYSAVAICEMVFAIIFFVVFMMEMDKSFQVVNWIWSDLIRATIGAALYLITSLICVIGGAGDGARIAGGVFGLLAGILFAYDAYTIFLVIKSTRQHTATPTGG
- the plp2b gene encoding proteolipid protein 2b isoform X1, producing MADTDASVAAGCLEKLKGYVKTRKGTILAAEILISFIILICYAASLYGGYSAVAICEMVFAIIFFVVFMMEMDKSFQVVNWIWSDLIRATIGAALYLITSLICVIGGAGDGARIAGGVFGLLAGILFAYDAYTIFLVIKSTRQHTATPTDDRV